In Sphaeramia orbicularis chromosome 1, fSphaOr1.1, whole genome shotgun sequence, a genomic segment contains:
- the LOC115419820 gene encoding Fc receptor-like protein 5 isoform X3 encodes MAYLNSRVAFTCVAPKAVPPVTYELRRDNIVATGTDHQGGQPVPFFLKVSATSEGLYYCTAKTKGSSGDSNSITLTVVIPPSGTTVTSDPFPPVAYRGSSLILSCNVTKGSHLSYSWFFKRTEVKSSSSPFFRTTGNKLVIEKASPEHAGPYSCMAWSAVQDIKRFSSSSEVPVTVKEHVSKPRISFSISKEEDGYHGNVTCWSSRGSPPVQFSLSLDNKEVGSVTASDSLVAQFHVAMVPGQVMGVARCRVKTEVQELMSDPLTVEVVPVGGDVKVDVEYFYTADSKVAAVRLRCHISRGTFPYVSWLFNDSVLSSVTNVDSHTHPVEPHYAFADHRRILILARLGPEESGYYRCKARDSYDEAGLWMESEDVLVRVRDRIPNFLPQAPPNTPHCNTNTKLFMSTIEGISITFCFFLLLILMVSGAIVYRMFDHKQVDSHVSITNSVVPPLSANTSRSRAKPPDLSSTDSSIHNQTIEVTL; translated from the exons ATGGCCTACCTCAACTCGAGGGTGGCCTTCACCTGTGTTGCGCCTAAAGCTGTTCCTCCAGTCACCTACGAGCTGAGGAGGGACAACATCGTCGCCACAGGCACCGATCACCAAGGAGGCCAACCTGTGCCGTTCTTCCTGAAGGTGTCTGCCACATCGGAGGGGTTGTATTACTGCACAGCGAAGACAAAAGGAAGCTCAGGGGACAGTAACAGTATCACGCTAACTGTAGTCA TTCCACCATCTGGAACcacagtgacctctgaccccttccCCCCAGTCGCATATAGAGGTTCATCCCTCATCCTGAGCTGTAACGTTACAAAGGGTTCCCACCTTTCCTACTCATGGTTTTTCAAAAGAACAGAAGTTAAATCCTCCTCCTCGCCCTTTTTTCGCACCACTGGGAACAAGTTAGTGATTGAGAAGGCGAGTCCAGAACATGCTGGACCATATTCATGCATGGCCTGGTCCGCCGTGCAGGACATCAAAAGGTTCTCCAGCAGCTCAGAGGTCCCAGTGACAGTGAAAG AACATGTTTCCAAACCCAGGATCTCCTTCTCCATCTCCAAAGAGGAAGATGGTTACCATGGCAACGTGACCTGCTGGTCATCAAGAGGGAGTCCTCCGGTCCAGTTCTCTCTTTCATTAGACAATAAAGAAGTCGGGTCTGTCACAGCATCTGATTCGCTTGTAGCTCAGTTTCATGTCGCCATGGTACCAGGGCAGGTCATGGGTGTGGCCCGATGTAGGGTCAAAACCGAGGTGCAGGAGCTGATGAGTGACCCTCTGACCGTAGAAGTGG TCCCAGTTGGAGGTGATGTCAAAGTGGATGTAGAGTATTTCTACACAGCTGACTCCAAAGTGGCTGCAGTCAGACTGAGATGTCACATCAGCAGGGGCACTTTCCCTTATGTGTCCTGGCTCTTCAATGACTCCGTCCTGTCCTCCGTGACAAATGTGGACTCTCACACTCATCCTGTTGAGCCTCACTATGCCTTTGCCGACCACAGACGAATCCTCATTTTGGCCCGCCTCGGCCCAGAGGAGTCTGGGTATTACCGCTGCAAGGCCAGGGACAGCTACGATGAGGCTGGTCTGTGGATGGAGAGTGAAGACGTGTTGGTCCGAGTCAGAG ACAGGATCCCCAACTTCCTGCCTCAAGCACCTCCCAACACCCCCCACTGCAACACCAACACAA AGCTGTTCATGTCCACTATAGAGGGCATCAGCATCACCTTCTGCTTCTTCCTTCTTCTGATTCTGATGGTGAGCGGAGCAATAGTTTACAGGATGTTTGACCACAAACAAG
- the LOC115419820 gene encoding Fc receptor-like protein 5 isoform X1, with protein MRNLHTLHLWPILALAHLIFIISGSTSLRPVLTGSTMAYLNSRVAFTCVAPKAVPPVTYELRRDNIVATGTDHQGGQPVPFFLKVSATSEGLYYCTAKTKGSSGDSNSITLTVVIPPSGTTVTSDPFPPVAYRGSSLILSCNVTKGSHLSYSWFFKRTEVKSSSSPFFRTTGNKLVIEKASPEHAGPYSCMAWSAVQDIKRFSSSSEVPVTVKEHVSKPRISFSISKEEDGYHGNVTCWSSRGSPPVQFSLSLDNKEVGSVTASDSLVAQFHVAMVPGQVMGVARCRVKTEVQELMSDPLTVEVVPVGGDVKVDVEYFYTADSKVAAVRLRCHISRGTFPYVSWLFNDSVLSSVTNVDSHTHPVEPHYAFADHRRILILARLGPEESGYYRCKARDSYDEAGLWMESEDVLVRVRDRIPNFLPQAPPNTPHCNTNTKLFMSTIEGISITFCFFLLLILMVSGAIVYRMFDHKQVDSHVSITNSVVPPLSANTSRSRAKPPDLSSTDSSIHNQTIEVTL; from the exons ATGAGGAATCTACACACTCTTCATTTGTGGCCAATTTTGG ctctgGCACATTTGATCTTCATAATAA GTGGATCCACGTCTCTTCGTCCGGTGTTGACAGGTTCAACCATGGCCTACCTCAACTCGAGGGTGGCCTTCACCTGTGTTGCGCCTAAAGCTGTTCCTCCAGTCACCTACGAGCTGAGGAGGGACAACATCGTCGCCACAGGCACCGATCACCAAGGAGGCCAACCTGTGCCGTTCTTCCTGAAGGTGTCTGCCACATCGGAGGGGTTGTATTACTGCACAGCGAAGACAAAAGGAAGCTCAGGGGACAGTAACAGTATCACGCTAACTGTAGTCA TTCCACCATCTGGAACcacagtgacctctgaccccttccCCCCAGTCGCATATAGAGGTTCATCCCTCATCCTGAGCTGTAACGTTACAAAGGGTTCCCACCTTTCCTACTCATGGTTTTTCAAAAGAACAGAAGTTAAATCCTCCTCCTCGCCCTTTTTTCGCACCACTGGGAACAAGTTAGTGATTGAGAAGGCGAGTCCAGAACATGCTGGACCATATTCATGCATGGCCTGGTCCGCCGTGCAGGACATCAAAAGGTTCTCCAGCAGCTCAGAGGTCCCAGTGACAGTGAAAG AACATGTTTCCAAACCCAGGATCTCCTTCTCCATCTCCAAAGAGGAAGATGGTTACCATGGCAACGTGACCTGCTGGTCATCAAGAGGGAGTCCTCCGGTCCAGTTCTCTCTTTCATTAGACAATAAAGAAGTCGGGTCTGTCACAGCATCTGATTCGCTTGTAGCTCAGTTTCATGTCGCCATGGTACCAGGGCAGGTCATGGGTGTGGCCCGATGTAGGGTCAAAACCGAGGTGCAGGAGCTGATGAGTGACCCTCTGACCGTAGAAGTGG TCCCAGTTGGAGGTGATGTCAAAGTGGATGTAGAGTATTTCTACACAGCTGACTCCAAAGTGGCTGCAGTCAGACTGAGATGTCACATCAGCAGGGGCACTTTCCCTTATGTGTCCTGGCTCTTCAATGACTCCGTCCTGTCCTCCGTGACAAATGTGGACTCTCACACTCATCCTGTTGAGCCTCACTATGCCTTTGCCGACCACAGACGAATCCTCATTTTGGCCCGCCTCGGCCCAGAGGAGTCTGGGTATTACCGCTGCAAGGCCAGGGACAGCTACGATGAGGCTGGTCTGTGGATGGAGAGTGAAGACGTGTTGGTCCGAGTCAGAG ACAGGATCCCCAACTTCCTGCCTCAAGCACCTCCCAACACCCCCCACTGCAACACCAACACAA AGCTGTTCATGTCCACTATAGAGGGCATCAGCATCACCTTCTGCTTCTTCCTTCTTCTGATTCTGATGGTGAGCGGAGCAATAGTTTACAGGATGTTTGACCACAAACAAG
- the LOC115419820 gene encoding Fc receptor-like protein 5 isoform X2, producing MRNLHTLHLWPILALAHLIFIISGSTSLRPVLTGSTMAYLNSRVAFTCVAPKAVPPVTYELRRDNIVATGTDHQGGQPVPFFLKVSATSEGLYYCTAKTKGSSGDSNSITLTVVIPPSGTTVTSDPFPPVAYRGSSLILSCNVTKGSHLSYSWFFKRTEVKSSSSPFFRTTGNKLVIEKASPEHAGPYSCMAWSAVQDIKRFSSSSEVPVTVKEHVSKPRISFSISKEEDGYHGNVTCWSSRGSPPVQFSLSLDNKEVGSVTASDSLVAQFHVAMVPGQVMGVARCRVKTEVQELMSDPLTVEVVPVGGDVKVDVEYFYTADSKVAAVRLRCHISRGTFPYVSWLFNDSVLSSVTNVDSHTHPVEPHYAFADHRRILILARLGPEESGYYRCKARDSYDEAGLWMESEDVLVRVRELFMSTIEGISITFCFFLLLILMVSGAIVYRMFDHKQVDSHVSITNSVVPPLSANTSRSRAKPPDLSSTDSSIHNQTIEVTL from the exons ATGAGGAATCTACACACTCTTCATTTGTGGCCAATTTTGG ctctgGCACATTTGATCTTCATAATAA GTGGATCCACGTCTCTTCGTCCGGTGTTGACAGGTTCAACCATGGCCTACCTCAACTCGAGGGTGGCCTTCACCTGTGTTGCGCCTAAAGCTGTTCCTCCAGTCACCTACGAGCTGAGGAGGGACAACATCGTCGCCACAGGCACCGATCACCAAGGAGGCCAACCTGTGCCGTTCTTCCTGAAGGTGTCTGCCACATCGGAGGGGTTGTATTACTGCACAGCGAAGACAAAAGGAAGCTCAGGGGACAGTAACAGTATCACGCTAACTGTAGTCA TTCCACCATCTGGAACcacagtgacctctgaccccttccCCCCAGTCGCATATAGAGGTTCATCCCTCATCCTGAGCTGTAACGTTACAAAGGGTTCCCACCTTTCCTACTCATGGTTTTTCAAAAGAACAGAAGTTAAATCCTCCTCCTCGCCCTTTTTTCGCACCACTGGGAACAAGTTAGTGATTGAGAAGGCGAGTCCAGAACATGCTGGACCATATTCATGCATGGCCTGGTCCGCCGTGCAGGACATCAAAAGGTTCTCCAGCAGCTCAGAGGTCCCAGTGACAGTGAAAG AACATGTTTCCAAACCCAGGATCTCCTTCTCCATCTCCAAAGAGGAAGATGGTTACCATGGCAACGTGACCTGCTGGTCATCAAGAGGGAGTCCTCCGGTCCAGTTCTCTCTTTCATTAGACAATAAAGAAGTCGGGTCTGTCACAGCATCTGATTCGCTTGTAGCTCAGTTTCATGTCGCCATGGTACCAGGGCAGGTCATGGGTGTGGCCCGATGTAGGGTCAAAACCGAGGTGCAGGAGCTGATGAGTGACCCTCTGACCGTAGAAGTGG TCCCAGTTGGAGGTGATGTCAAAGTGGATGTAGAGTATTTCTACACAGCTGACTCCAAAGTGGCTGCAGTCAGACTGAGATGTCACATCAGCAGGGGCACTTTCCCTTATGTGTCCTGGCTCTTCAATGACTCCGTCCTGTCCTCCGTGACAAATGTGGACTCTCACACTCATCCTGTTGAGCCTCACTATGCCTTTGCCGACCACAGACGAATCCTCATTTTGGCCCGCCTCGGCCCAGAGGAGTCTGGGTATTACCGCTGCAAGGCCAGGGACAGCTACGATGAGGCTGGTCTGTGGATGGAGAGTGAAGACGTGTTGGTCCGAGTCAGAG AGCTGTTCATGTCCACTATAGAGGGCATCAGCATCACCTTCTGCTTCTTCCTTCTTCTGATTCTGATGGTGAGCGGAGCAATAGTTTACAGGATGTTTGACCACAAACAAG
- the LOC115419820 gene encoding Fc receptor-like protein 5 isoform X4: MRNLHTLHLWPILALAHLIFIISGSTSLRPVLTGSTMAYLNSRVAFTCVAPKAVPPVTYELRRDNIVATGTDHQGGQPVPFFLKVSATSEGLYYCTAKTKGSSGDSNSITLTVVIPPSGTTVTSDPFPPVAYRGSSLILSCNVTKGSHLSYSWFFKRTEVKSSSSPFFRTTGNKLVIEKASPEHAGPYSCMAWSAVQDIKRFSSSSEVPVTVKEHVSKPRISFSISKEEDGYHGNVTCWSSRGSPPVQFSLSLDNKEVGSVTASDSLVAQFHVAMVPGQVMGVARCRVKTEVQELMSDPLTVEVVPVGGDVKVDVEYFYTADSKVAAVRLRCHISRGTFPYVSWLFNDSVLSSVTNVDSHTHPVEPHYAFADHRRILILARLGPEESGYYRCKARDSYDEAGLWMESEDVLVRVRGSPTSCLKHLPTPPTATPTQSCSCPL, encoded by the exons ATGAGGAATCTACACACTCTTCATTTGTGGCCAATTTTGG ctctgGCACATTTGATCTTCATAATAA GTGGATCCACGTCTCTTCGTCCGGTGTTGACAGGTTCAACCATGGCCTACCTCAACTCGAGGGTGGCCTTCACCTGTGTTGCGCCTAAAGCTGTTCCTCCAGTCACCTACGAGCTGAGGAGGGACAACATCGTCGCCACAGGCACCGATCACCAAGGAGGCCAACCTGTGCCGTTCTTCCTGAAGGTGTCTGCCACATCGGAGGGGTTGTATTACTGCACAGCGAAGACAAAAGGAAGCTCAGGGGACAGTAACAGTATCACGCTAACTGTAGTCA TTCCACCATCTGGAACcacagtgacctctgaccccttccCCCCAGTCGCATATAGAGGTTCATCCCTCATCCTGAGCTGTAACGTTACAAAGGGTTCCCACCTTTCCTACTCATGGTTTTTCAAAAGAACAGAAGTTAAATCCTCCTCCTCGCCCTTTTTTCGCACCACTGGGAACAAGTTAGTGATTGAGAAGGCGAGTCCAGAACATGCTGGACCATATTCATGCATGGCCTGGTCCGCCGTGCAGGACATCAAAAGGTTCTCCAGCAGCTCAGAGGTCCCAGTGACAGTGAAAG AACATGTTTCCAAACCCAGGATCTCCTTCTCCATCTCCAAAGAGGAAGATGGTTACCATGGCAACGTGACCTGCTGGTCATCAAGAGGGAGTCCTCCGGTCCAGTTCTCTCTTTCATTAGACAATAAAGAAGTCGGGTCTGTCACAGCATCTGATTCGCTTGTAGCTCAGTTTCATGTCGCCATGGTACCAGGGCAGGTCATGGGTGTGGCCCGATGTAGGGTCAAAACCGAGGTGCAGGAGCTGATGAGTGACCCTCTGACCGTAGAAGTGG TCCCAGTTGGAGGTGATGTCAAAGTGGATGTAGAGTATTTCTACACAGCTGACTCCAAAGTGGCTGCAGTCAGACTGAGATGTCACATCAGCAGGGGCACTTTCCCTTATGTGTCCTGGCTCTTCAATGACTCCGTCCTGTCCTCCGTGACAAATGTGGACTCTCACACTCATCCTGTTGAGCCTCACTATGCCTTTGCCGACCACAGACGAATCCTCATTTTGGCCCGCCTCGGCCCAGAGGAGTCTGGGTATTACCGCTGCAAGGCCAGGGACAGCTACGATGAGGCTGGTCTGTGGATGGAGAGTGAAGACGTGTTGGTCCGAGTCAGAG GATCCCCAACTTCCTGCCTCAAGCACCTCCCAACACCCCCCACTGCAACACCAACACAA AGCTGTTCATGTCCACTATAG